The Thermoanaerobaculia bacterium genome includes a window with the following:
- a CDS encoding nitroreductase family protein produces MSEPRFVPLDFVRLPESEMLERARRFHAGLERRRSVRDFSPETVPRELIELAIRSAATAPSGAHRQPWRFVAVSDPEVKREIRIAAEAEERESYENRMSEEWVEALRPLGTGWQKPFLETVPWIVVVFAELWEEGADGAKVRNYYVKESVGIACGLFIAALHEAGLATLTHTPSPMAFLNRILERPGNEKPYILFPVGYPAAGARVPDLARKTLAEVARWREAGGRPAPEA; encoded by the coding sequence ATGAGCGAGCCGCGCTTCGTGCCCCTCGATTTCGTTCGCCTCCCGGAGTCCGAGATGCTCGAACGGGCCCGCCGCTTCCACGCTGGGCTCGAACGGCGCCGCAGCGTGCGCGACTTCTCGCCCGAAACGGTGCCGCGCGAGCTCATCGAGCTCGCCATCCGCAGCGCCGCGACGGCCCCTTCGGGAGCGCACCGTCAACCGTGGAGATTCGTCGCCGTCTCGGATCCGGAGGTGAAGCGCGAGATCCGGATCGCTGCCGAGGCCGAGGAGCGCGAGAGCTACGAGAACCGGATGTCCGAGGAGTGGGTGGAGGCGCTGCGTCCGCTCGGAACCGGATGGCAGAAGCCGTTCCTCGAGACCGTGCCCTGGATCGTCGTCGTTTTCGCCGAGCTTTGGGAAGAGGGGGCCGACGGCGCCAAGGTCCGCAACTACTACGTCAAGGAGAGCGTCGGCATCGCCTGCGGCCTCTTCATCGCGGCGCTTCACGAGGCGGGGCTCGCGACCCTCACGCACACGCCGTCGCCGATGGCTTTCCTCAACCGGATTCTCGAGCGGCCAGGGAACGAGAAGCCTTACATCCTCTTTCCGGTCGGCTATCCCGCCGCGGGGGCAAGAGTGCCCGACCTCGCGCGCAAGACGCTGGCCGAGGTCGCGCGCTGGAGAGAGGCCGGCGGCCGCCCGGCGCCGGAGGCGTGA
- a CDS encoding DUF4410 domain-containing protein: MSIPKVCALAAALAVLSLTPASAGQKLDEGKLDTGWFGDDREFRKADEIDYLWVKPGFSLSGKKVQFAEWNEPQFMGEKAGERDAKDKRLANNLTGDMPEIFAEAFRNGLAGTVTVVESGGEVKVVGRIVDCTEGSAAAKFWVGMGAGSGSTTFDMKFLDAKSGELVAAIHHRVVSGSNLSTTDSKFVKWVDEFAERLAKKGLEALYNSGKRAKD, from the coding sequence ATGTCCATCCCGAAGGTCTGCGCCCTCGCCGCGGCACTCGCCGTCCTCTCACTCACTCCGGCGAGCGCCGGCCAGAAGCTCGACGAAGGCAAGCTCGACACCGGCTGGTTCGGCGACGACCGCGAGTTCCGCAAGGCCGACGAGATCGACTATCTCTGGGTGAAGCCCGGCTTCTCCCTCTCCGGCAAGAAGGTCCAGTTCGCGGAGTGGAACGAGCCCCAGTTCATGGGCGAGAAGGCCGGCGAGCGCGACGCCAAGGACAAGCGGCTGGCCAACAATCTCACCGGGGACATGCCGGAGATCTTCGCCGAGGCCTTCCGCAACGGACTCGCGGGCACGGTCACCGTCGTCGAGTCGGGGGGCGAAGTGAAGGTCGTCGGCCGGATCGTCGACTGCACGGAAGGCAGCGCGGCGGCGAAGTTCTGGGTCGGCATGGGCGCCGGCTCCGGCAGCACCACGTTCGACATGAAGTTTCTCGACGCGAAGTCGGGCGAGCTGGTGGCGGCGATCCATCACCGTGTCGTCTCCGGCAGCAACCTCTCGACCACCGACTCGAAGTTCGTCAAGTGGGTCGACGAGTTCGCCGAGCGTCTGGCGAAGAAGGGTCTCGAGGCGCTCTACAACTCGGGCAAGCGGGCCAAGGACTGA